One Carassius auratus strain Wakin chromosome 3, ASM336829v1, whole genome shotgun sequence genomic region harbors:
- the LOC113052115 gene encoding acylpyruvase FAHD1, mitochondrial gives MSARNIARFWEWGRKIICVGRNYADHAIELKNAIPSEPVLFLKPPSAYVTEGSPILLPFYTSSLHHEVELGVLIGKGGTDIPQSSAMEHVAGYVLCLDMTARDIQDQCKSKGLPWTLAKAFNTSCPISDFIPKEKIPDPGNINLWLKVNDTVKQNGSTSQMIFSIPYLINYISQIISLEEGDLILTGTPKGVSSVQEQDVLQAGIDGIVTMTFKVDRKS, from the coding sequence ATGAGCGCAAGGAATATTGCCCGCTTTTGGGAATGGGGAAGGAAAATCATATGCGTCGGGAGAAACTATGCAGATCACGCCATCGAGCTCAAAAATGCAATTCCCAGCGAACCCGTGCTTTTCCTGAAGCCCCCGTCTGCTTACGTCACAGAAGGGTCTCCGATCCTGCTTCCCTTCTACACCAGCAGCCTCCACCATGAAGTCGAGCTCGGGGTGCTGATTGGTAAAGGGGGAACCGATATTCCTCAATCGTCAGCCATGGAGCATGTGGCTGGATATGTGTTATGCCTTGACATGACAGCTCGGGACATTCAGGACCAATGCAAGTCCAAAGGTCTTCCATGGACCCTGGCCAAAGCTTTCAACACCTCATGTCCCATCAGTGACTTTATCCCCAAGGAGAAGATCCCGGACCCAGGGAACATCAACCTGTGGTTGAAAGTGAACGATACTGTGAAACAGAATGGAAGCACATCCCAGATGATCTTTTCTATCCCGTATCTCATCAACTACATCAGCCAGATCATCTCTTTAGAGGAAGGGGATCTCATTCTCACTGGGACCCCCAAAGGAGTGTCAAGTGTCCAGGAACAAGATGTACTTCAAGCTGGGATTGATGGCATTGTGACCATGACGTTTAAAGTTGATCGGAAAAGTTGA